A window of Ignicoccus hospitalis KIN4/I contains these coding sequences:
- a CDS encoding DUF1152 domain-containing protein — protein MECPLRGKKVLVVGIGGGGDVAAAYCVSKWVESVGGKAILGSVVWERLVRDPLPGPLPLRELNNAEAVGDHLWVADGDEYAIRGGVRVVPQASILARVTGKRVYLFDLNGGAEGIKRGLKEAIELAGADLLIAVDAGGDVLARPEDEEVWSPLADSICLAAVKEIEIESWVAVFGPGCDGELPPQKVLERVSEAWRRGGNKGGFVLSKDDAEDCLKVVNEMHTEASKMGILAALGEFGEKKIRRGSRTLFLSPLTATTFFLDSNSIDSVMAEAVRGSVDIEEANQALRALGVYTELDLERDVVAKGGLDKVDLEKVREEGRKRLKTSPARGL, from the coding sequence TTGGAATGTCCTTTGCGCGGAAAGAAGGTGTTAGTGGTGGGGATAGGCGGCGGGGGCGACGTTGCCGCCGCCTACTGCGTCAGCAAGTGGGTCGAGAGCGTCGGGGGGAAGGCAATCTTAGGCAGCGTAGTGTGGGAGCGCTTGGTCAGAGACCCCCTACCGGGCCCCTTGCCCTTGAGGGAGTTGAACAACGCCGAGGCCGTTGGGGATCACTTGTGGGTGGCGGACGGCGACGAGTACGCGATAAGAGGGGGAGTGAGGGTGGTCCCTCAAGCCTCCATATTAGCCAGGGTTACTGGGAAGCGAGTTTACTTGTTCGACTTGAACGGCGGCGCTGAAGGGATTAAGCGAGGGCTAAAGGAGGCGATAGAGCTGGCGGGGGCGGACTTGCTCATAGCCGTGGACGCCGGAGGGGACGTCCTAGCCCGCCCTGAGGACGAAGAGGTCTGGAGCCCCCTGGCCGATTCTATATGCTTGGCCGCCGTTAAGGAAATTGAGATAGAGAGCTGGGTCGCCGTCTTCGGTCCCGGGTGCGACGGCGAGCTGCCTCCCCAGAAGGTCCTCGAGAGGGTGTCCGAAGCTTGGAGGAGGGGCGGCAACAAGGGAGGCTTCGTCTTATCCAAGGACGACGCAGAGGACTGCTTGAAGGTAGTTAACGAGATGCACACCGAGGCTTCCAAGATGGGTATACTGGCGGCCTTGGGGGAGTTCGGGGAGAAGAAGATACGTAGAGGTTCGAGGACTCTGTTCCTAAGCCCTCTGACGGCTACTACCTTCTTCTTGGATTCTAACTCAATAGACAGTGTTATGGCCGAGGCTGTGAGAGGGAGTGTCGATATCGAGGAGGCGAACCAGGCGTTGAGGGCGCTGGGGGTCTACACGGAGCTGGACTTGGAGAGGGACGTAGTGGCTAAGGGAGGCTTGGACAAGGTCGACCTAGAGAAGGTTAGGGAGGAGGGTAGGAAGAGGCTCAAGACCTCGCCAGCTCGAGGCCTCTGA